The Deltaproteobacteria bacterium genome includes a window with the following:
- a CDS encoding efflux RND transporter permease subunit — translation MAHKSDADLVDKSHNTARYFTENPQVAWVLLLATLVAGTFGYLRMPKRKDPLIPVRVAVAVTPWPGAPAEKVEQLVTRKIEEKIASNSEVEKIESTSRNGVSVVQVTVRADAKDLGRALDDIDSRIKNIHDLPEDAQPIDFKKDFGDTAALMLTVASPRVSQAEIAIRAQAIESEIRAVRSTARAGNRRSVVFNFPGALNPLPIARIVGQLAEFARAEGAEDVRPVRGNGFVGFDALSDLDRGRWLDVVQRFESEHLHGGWLHPDLWEPAVIDQPEQANDELQRVAGSKYSLRQLDDFSDQIAKRIQVSPQVAKVTRSGVLDERIYVDYSQERFASTGVTREMLQQAIFAQNAQAPGGVARAQGRALIVDVTGELKSEKEISDLLVSTSRSGAPYYLRDLADVSRGYEDPPRYLNFHTWRDAAGVWQRTRAITVAVQMQAGRQIADFSGEVDAALTSVRATLPEDLILARTSDQPRQVKEKVDLFLVSFYEAIAIIVLIGLIGFWEWRSALLLALSIPLTLALSYAFMYLLGIDIQQMSIAALIISLGLLVDDPVVAGDAIKRELDSGKPGRVAAWLGPTRLARAIFFATVTNIVAYLPFLIMSGDVGRFIFSLPVVITCTLVASRIVSMTFVPLLGHALLREHKVPLAQWAHRRERGVAGFYARGVRWAIDHRYAVLLAAIAVLAAGVAAGPRLKTAFFPKDLS, via the coding sequence ATGGCGCACAAGAGCGACGCGGACCTGGTCGACAAGTCGCACAACACGGCACGCTACTTCACCGAGAATCCCCAGGTGGCGTGGGTTCTCCTTCTGGCGACGCTGGTCGCGGGCACCTTCGGGTATCTGCGGATGCCGAAGCGCAAGGACCCGCTGATCCCGGTGCGGGTGGCGGTCGCGGTCACGCCTTGGCCGGGCGCTCCGGCGGAAAAGGTCGAGCAGCTCGTCACCCGCAAGATCGAGGAGAAGATCGCCTCGAACAGCGAAGTGGAGAAGATCGAGTCCACTTCGCGCAATGGCGTCTCGGTGGTGCAGGTCACGGTGCGGGCCGACGCCAAGGACCTCGGGCGCGCCCTGGACGACATCGATTCCCGGATCAAGAACATCCACGACCTGCCCGAGGACGCCCAGCCGATCGACTTCAAGAAGGACTTCGGGGACACCGCGGCGCTCATGCTGACGGTGGCGAGCCCGAGGGTCTCCCAGGCCGAGATCGCGATTCGCGCCCAGGCGATCGAGAGCGAAATCCGCGCGGTACGATCCACAGCGCGCGCGGGAAACCGCCGCAGCGTCGTCTTCAACTTCCCCGGCGCGTTGAACCCCTTGCCCATCGCGCGCATCGTCGGCCAGCTCGCCGAGTTCGCGCGCGCCGAAGGCGCCGAGGACGTCCGCCCGGTACGCGGAAACGGGTTCGTGGGCTTCGACGCGCTCTCCGACCTCGACCGTGGCCGCTGGCTCGACGTGGTCCAGCGCTTCGAGAGCGAGCACCTGCACGGCGGGTGGCTGCACCCCGATCTCTGGGAGCCTGCGGTCATCGACCAGCCCGAGCAGGCGAACGACGAGCTGCAGCGAGTTGCGGGCTCCAAATACAGCTTGCGCCAGCTCGATGACTTCTCCGATCAGATCGCCAAGCGCATCCAGGTTTCTCCGCAAGTCGCCAAGGTCACGCGTTCCGGCGTCCTCGACGAGCGCATCTACGTCGACTATTCGCAGGAGCGATTCGCCTCGACGGGCGTGACCCGAGAGATGTTGCAGCAGGCGATCTTCGCCCAGAACGCGCAGGCGCCCGGGGGCGTTGCGCGCGCACAAGGGCGGGCGCTGATCGTCGATGTCACGGGCGAATTGAAGAGCGAAAAGGAGATCTCCGATCTTCTGGTCTCGACGTCGCGGAGCGGCGCACCCTACTACCTGCGAGACCTCGCGGACGTGAGCCGCGGGTACGAGGACCCGCCGCGCTATCTCAACTTCCATACCTGGCGCGACGCCGCTGGAGTGTGGCAGCGCACGCGCGCGATCACGGTGGCGGTGCAGATGCAGGCCGGCCGGCAGATCGCCGACTTCAGCGGCGAGGTCGACGCCGCGCTCACGAGCGTGCGGGCCACGCTTCCCGAGGACCTGATCCTGGCCCGCACCTCCGACCAGCCGCGCCAGGTCAAGGAGAAGGTCGATCTGTTCCTGGTCAGCTTCTACGAGGCGATCGCGATCATCGTGCTCATCGGCTTGATCGGGTTCTGGGAGTGGCGCTCCGCCCTCTTGCTCGCGCTCTCCATCCCGCTGACCTTGGCGCTGAGCTACGCGTTCATGTACCTGCTCGGCATCGACATCCAGCAGATGTCGATCGCGGCGCTGATCATCTCGCTCGGGCTCCTGGTCGACGATCCGGTCGTGGCCGGCGACGCCATCAAGCGCGAGCTGGACTCCGGCAAACCAGGCCGCGTCGCCGCCTGGCTCGGGCCCACCAGGCTCGCCCGCGCCATCTTCTTCGCCACCGTCACCAACATCGTCGCTTACCTGCCGTTCCTGATCATGAGCGGCGACGTCGGCCGCTTCATCTTCAGCCTGCCGGTGGTGATCACCTGCACGCTCGTCGCCTCGCGCATCGTCTCGATGACGTTCGTGCCGCTGCTGGGCCATGCGCTGCTCCGCGAGCACAAGGTGCCGCTGGCGCAATGGGCGCACCGGCGCGAGCGCGGGGTAGCCGGTTTCTACGCGCGCGGCGTGCGCTGGGCGATCGATCACCGATACGCGGTGCTGCTGGCGGCGATCGCCGTGCTCGCCGCCGGCGTAGCGGCAGGTCCGCGTCTGAAGACCGCATTCTTCCCCAAGGACCTCTCATA